In Humulus lupulus chromosome 6, drHumLupu1.1, whole genome shotgun sequence, a single genomic region encodes these proteins:
- the LOC133784373 gene encoding uncharacterized protein LOC133784373, whose protein sequence is MDDMSRESSKPVTRVQAFLKTHTKKNGEPVNAQAAEVIEKLQVLANEKPDSCTTQNTVQDALTIIFGPDKNGRSLANGRGVTNTKLAILRARDDHISQLESSQCEMKNKMSEMMNLINTIAKSVNIQGFTQPSEAESHMPSPMSVNNLKFTPENNACNLLDWNGSGEIVAEGRWSSSDPLCEVHHLRLGPNAMRVWVDVAKKPTAYLWRPTSHMSTIEEAVGCTVAWPSNKVTMR, encoded by the exons atggatgacatg AGTAGGGAAAGCTCAAAACCTGTAACAAGAGTTCAAGCTTTCTTAAAGACACACacaaagaagaatggtgaacctgtgaATGCACAAGCTGCTGAAGTTATT GAGAAGCTACAAGTTCTTGCAAATGAAAAACCAGATTCATGCACAACACAGAATACTGTACAAGATGCTCTCACTATCATATTTGGTCCTGACAAGAATGGTAGATCATTAGCTAATGGGAGGGGAGTAACTAATACAAAGTTAGCTATTCTAAGAGCAAGAGATGACCATATTTCACAATTGGAATCAAGTCAATGTGAGATGAAGAATAAAATGTCTGAGATGATGAATCTTATTAATACTATTGCAAAAAGTGTAAACATTCAg GGGTTTACTCAACCAAGTGAAGCGGAGTCACACATGCCTTCTCCTATG AGTGTTAATAATCTGAAGTTCACTCCTGAAAACAATGCTTGCAATTTACTTGATTGGAATGGAAGTGGAGAAATTGTTGCAGAAGGTCGATGGTCTTCTAGTGATCCTTTATGTGAGGTGCATCATCTTCGTCTTGGGCCTAATGCAATGAGAGTTTGGGTTGATGTTGCTAAGAAACCTACTGCATATTTATGGAGACCAACATCACATATGAGTACAATTGAAGAAGCGGTTGGTTGCACTGTTGCTTGGCCTTCTAATAAAGTTACAATgaggtaa